The Alphaproteobacteria bacterium genome has a window encoding:
- the hisS gene encoding histidine--tRNA ligase translates to MTMITPRIPSGTLELLPEDQVHFLAMLDTIRQGFEAYGFDNIETPNIENTEVLLSKSGGETEKQVYFVQSTGSLEQGNKPDIALHFDLTIPLARYVAQYERMLPFPFKRYQIQRVYRGERAQKGRFREFYQCDIDIIGRETLHTRYDAEILNVIQRVFLDLGLKRFTIYVNNRKLLKGLFEAFDIHSDEQQMLILREIDKADKIGFEAVAQNLSTLNLMSPEAAAKLLSILNNDLSQITNADVLSKCESLGIATPLFAEGLSEIKDLINHVEKLPLPDGKEIVRINLAIARGLDYYTGMVYETVLDDYLQIGSVCSGGRYENLVNQFSRQSFPGVGISIGATRLFYQLKEAGFYNDAARKSFVDYMVLPQDESVLPYARLVAQTIRGSGKNVDLYLEAHPLKKQMKYADKRAVPMIIIVGPEEMEEDKVFCKNMLTGVQDRVSLKSLLGD, encoded by the coding sequence ATGACCATGATTACACCCAGAATTCCAAGCGGCACTCTCGAATTACTTCCTGAAGATCAGGTTCATTTTCTTGCAATGCTTGATACAATTCGTCAAGGATTTGAAGCCTATGGTTTTGATAATATTGAAACGCCAAATATTGAAAACACGGAGGTGTTGCTCAGTAAAAGTGGCGGTGAGACTGAAAAGCAAGTGTATTTTGTTCAGTCTACTGGCTCTTTAGAGCAAGGCAATAAGCCAGATATAGCACTGCACTTCGATTTGACAATTCCTCTTGCGCGCTATGTCGCTCAATATGAGCGTATGCTGCCTTTTCCTTTTAAGCGTTATCAAATTCAGCGCGTCTATCGCGGAGAAAGAGCACAGAAGGGTCGTTTCCGTGAGTTCTATCAGTGTGATATTGATATCATTGGCAGAGAGACGCTTCATACGAGATATGATGCAGAAATCCTCAATGTAATTCAACGTGTGTTTCTAGATCTTGGCCTTAAGCGTTTTACAATCTATGTGAATAATCGTAAATTACTGAAGGGCTTGTTTGAGGCTTTTGATATTCATTCGGATGAACAGCAAATGCTGATTTTGCGCGAAATCGATAAGGCTGACAAAATTGGCTTTGAGGCTGTTGCCCAAAATCTATCAACATTGAATTTGATGAGTCCGGAAGCGGCGGCAAAGCTCTTATCTATTTTGAATAATGATCTCTCTCAAATCACAAATGCAGATGTGCTTAGCAAATGTGAGTCGCTTGGGATTGCCACGCCTTTGTTCGCTGAAGGACTATCTGAGATCAAAGACCTTATTAATCATGTTGAAAAACTTCCTTTGCCGGATGGAAAAGAAATTGTGCGTATCAATCTTGCTATTGCAAGGGGGCTCGATTATTACACGGGCATGGTGTATGAAACAGTTTTGGATGATTATCTCCAGATTGGTAGCGTTTGTTCAGGCGGTCGCTATGAGAATCTTGTGAATCAATTTTCGCGTCAGTCCTTTCCAGGTGTGGGGATTTCAATTGGCGCAACCAGGCTTTTTTATCAATTAAAAGAAGCCGGTTTTTATAACGATGCTGCACGCAAAAGCTTTGTTGATTATATGGTTTTGCCTCAGGATGAGTCGGTATTGCCTTATGCGCGGCTTGTTGCTCAAACAATTCGTGGGTCTGGCAAAAATGTAGATTTGTATCTTGAAGCCCATCCTTTGAAAAAGCAGATGAAATACGCAGATAAAAGAGCTGTTCCGATGATCATTATCGTTGGTCCAGAGGAAATGGAAGAAGATAAAGTGTTTTGTAAAAATATGTTAACGGGTGTGCAAGACCGAGTGAGTTTAAAAAGCTTGCTTGGAGATTGA
- a CDS encoding adenylyltransferase/cytidyltransferase family protein encodes MHTFQNIKETIPNLKGCVLTIGNFDGVHLGHQKMIRQVKDIAKEQNMPSAVMSFEPHPRDYFSHGQSNEKRLSTADEKRKLFDSMGLDYYFELTFNEDLASMSGTEFIEQILIEWAKANYIVVGDNFYFGKGKSGSVTLLREYEAKGFFTVQIPDYARDQNGEIISSTYIRDCLAAGDFEKAKSLLGHPIQN; translated from the coding sequence ATGCACACATTTCAAAACATAAAAGAGACTATCCCCAATTTAAAGGGCTGTGTTTTGACCATCGGTAATTTTGATGGCGTTCACTTAGGGCATCAAAAAATGATACGCCAAGTTAAGGATATTGCGAAAGAACAGAATATGCCATCTGCTGTGATGAGCTTTGAGCCTCATCCACGCGACTATTTCTCACATGGACAAAGCAATGAAAAACGCCTTAGCACCGCTGATGAAAAAAGAAAACTCTTTGACTCAATGGGCCTTGATTATTACTTTGAGCTCACCTTCAATGAAGATCTGGCCTCTATGAGCGGCACTGAATTTATTGAACAAATTCTGATTGAATGGGCAAAGGCCAACTATATCGTTGTCGGAGATAACTTCTACTTTGGCAAAGGTAAAAGTGGTAGCGTCACTCTTCTTAGAGAATACGAAGCAAAAGGCTTTTTTACTGTTCAGATACCTGACTATGCACGTGATCAAAATGGCGAAATTATTTCATCGACTTACATTAGAGATTGTCTTGCTGCGGGTGATTTTGAAAAGGCAAAGTCTCTCCTTGGCCATCCTATTCAAAATTAA
- a CDS encoding alpha/beta hydrolase: MFHFTPLTNSEFHFFPLSDDCQLRYAYLKASGQKEKKTILILTGKNEFIEKYFHLAKFWHEKGYNVYLLDWRYQGLSSRDPNDYQKTGIKDFTQMVADLYIFFQKVIKPSQEGITLAYAHSMGAHILLRCLIEKRLHLDGAIITSPLVQMNFSPFPEWFVQFLIAFSKWCGKLSGYALTQGPYVPQSFASQKLTSDRGNYEALVEFTLQNPTLQMGGATYAWIEAALVSCQKLEDELYPLEIPVLLLSPKEDQVVKISGAYQLLNQLQLSSDEFAFYEGAKHELHSEGKKIYKEVLKTIDDWLLRYYNDFKFTASARDQHDHDYTQNSKRHSRITS, encoded by the coding sequence ATGTTTCACTTTACCCCTCTGACCAATTCTGAGTTTCATTTTTTCCCACTTTCTGATGATTGTCAATTGCGATATGCATATTTGAAAGCATCGGGCCAAAAAGAAAAAAAGACAATTCTAATTCTAACGGGCAAAAATGAGTTTATTGAAAAGTACTTTCATCTTGCAAAATTCTGGCATGAAAAGGGGTATAATGTCTATTTATTAGACTGGCGATATCAAGGGCTTTCGAGCCGTGATCCAAATGATTATCAAAAGACCGGCATCAAGGATTTTACGCAGATGGTTGCGGATCTCTATATCTTTTTCCAAAAAGTCATAAAACCTTCACAAGAAGGGATAACGTTAGCCTATGCTCATTCGATGGGTGCACATATCCTCTTAAGGTGTTTGATTGAAAAGAGGTTGCACCTTGATGGCGCTATTATTACATCGCCTCTGGTTCAGATGAATTTCTCGCCCTTTCCGGAGTGGTTTGTTCAGTTTTTAATTGCCTTTTCAAAGTGGTGCGGCAAGTTATCAGGCTATGCTTTAACCCAAGGGCCTTATGTTCCTCAGAGCTTCGCGAGTCAAAAATTAACCAGCGATCGTGGAAATTATGAGGCTCTTGTTGAATTTACGCTTCAAAATCCAACATTGCAAATGGGCGGGGCTACTTATGCTTGGATTGAAGCGGCCTTGGTATCGTGTCAGAAATTGGAAGACGAATTGTATCCGCTTGAAATCCCTGTTCTATTGCTTTCACCTAAAGAAGATCAAGTGGTGAAAATTTCAGGAGCTTATCAACTCCTCAATCAATTGCAGCTATCTTCAGATGAATTTGCCTTTTATGAAGGGGCAAAACATGAGCTTCATAGCGAGGGTAAAAAAATATACAAAGAGGTATTGAAAACAATTGATGATTGGCTCTTGAGGTATTACAATGATTTCAAATTTACAGCAAGCGCAAGAGATCAACATGACCATGATTACACCCAGAATTCCAAGCGGCACTCTCGAATTACTTCCTGA
- a CDS encoding DUF3576 domain-containing protein codes for MSTLLLTACGGDEGPDIEHKYPDRQREEREKYGTISGSADGFNIFGGSKRNRNRDNGNYGIGVNGYLWRASLDTLNFMPIASADPFGGVIITEWYNPPGSANERIKLNVMILDRQLRADGIKVSIFRQEHGARGWHDVATDQKAVVDFENAILTRARELKIHHGGGG; via the coding sequence ATGAGTACATTGCTTTTAACAGCTTGCGGTGGTGACGAGGGGCCAGATATTGAGCATAAATACCCAGATCGTCAAAGAGAAGAACGTGAAAAATACGGAACAATTTCAGGAAGTGCTGATGGCTTCAATATCTTCGGCGGTTCAAAAAGAAATAGAAATCGTGATAATGGCAATTATGGTATTGGTGTGAACGGCTATCTCTGGAGAGCTTCGCTTGATACGCTTAACTTTATGCCAATTGCTTCTGCAGATCCTTTTGGTGGCGTGATTATCACAGAATGGTATAATCCTCCAGGATCAGCAAATGAAAGGATCAAACTCAATGTTATGATCCTCGATCGTCAGTTGCGTGCAGATGGAATTAAAGTGTCTATCTTCCGTCAAGAGCACGGTGCAAGAGGATGGCATGACGTGGCAACTGACCAAAAAGCCGTTGTTGATTTTGAAAATGCAATCTTGACAAGAGCGCGTGAGCTCAAAATTCATCATGGCGGCGGCGGTTGA